From one Sphaeramia orbicularis chromosome 9, fSphaOr1.1, whole genome shotgun sequence genomic stretch:
- the egr3 gene encoding early growth response protein 3 translates to MTGKLADKLPLTMSSLINTIPDSLYPEEDIPTSMNIFTNTESINHYSQMNTDNIMDLGMGSEKGTSEIQYGSSFQSNRSGQTVTYLGKFAFDTPPSGGIGGSGWCSDNNIISLVSAGILGVSPSPGTVTTQTSSSAASMGGQTSDMEQVYGPPLPAYSTCSDLYQDQVSFHHSPATSTALAYPGNDYHSTSKASMDGSLFSMIPDYNLFHHQGEVGVMEHKPFQTMDPIRVNPPPITPLETIRAFKDKQQIHPGFIGGQQHPPQHHPPPQTLTLKPIRPRKYPNRPSKTPVHERPHACPAENCDRRFSRSDELTRHLRIHTGHKPFQCRICMRSFSRSDHLTTHIRTHTGEKPFSCEFCGRKFARSDERKRHAKVHLKQKDKKPADKSAGAAGSHSSPPSSCGGPTVGTS, encoded by the exons ATGACAGGGAAACTAGCGGACAAGCTCCCTCTTACCATGAGCAGTTTAATAAACACGATCCCTGACAGTCTCTACCCAGAAGAGGACATCCCGACGTCTATGAATATTTTTACCAATACGGAATCTATTAACCACTACTCGCAGATGAACAcag ATAATATCATGGATCTGGGCATGGGAAGTGAGAAAGGAACTTCAGAAATTCAATATGGATCCAGCTTCCAGTCCAACCGCAGCGGGCAGACTGTCACCTACCTGGGGAAGTTTGCCTTTGACACCCCTCCGTCAGGTGGCATCGGTGGCTCTGGCTGGTGCTCTGATAACAATATCATCAGTCTAGTCAGTGCAGGAATTCTGGGCGTTTCTCCATCACCCGGCACGGTAACGACGCAGACATCTTCCTCCGCAGCCAGCATGGGCGGACAGACGTCAGATATGGAGCAGGTATACGGTCCGCCGCTGCCTGCCTATTCCACCTGCAGTGACCTGTACCAGGATCAGGTCTCCTTCCACCACAGCCCTGCCACCAGCACAGCCCTAGCCTACCCTGGCAATGACTATCATTCCACATCCAAAGCCTCCATGGATGGCAGCCTCTTCTCCATGATCCCTGACTACAACCTTTTCCATCATCAGGGGGAGGTTGGTGTGATGGAACACAAGCCCTTCCAGACCATGGACCCTATCCGAGTCAACCCTCCACCCATCACACCCCTGGAGACCATCAGAGCATTCAAAGACAAGCAGCAGATTCACCCAGGTTTCATCGGCGGGCAGCAGCACCCACCTCAACACCACCCACCGCCACAGACTCTGACACTCAAACCCATTCGACCACGGAAGTACCCTAACCGTCCCAGTAAAACACCTGTCCACGAACGGCCGCACGCCTGCCCGGCAGAGAACTGTGACAGACGCTTCTCACGTTCAGACGAGCTCACACGTCACCTCCGCATCCACACAGGTCACAAACCCTTCCAGTGCCGAATATGCATGCGCTCCTTCAGCCGGAGTGACCACCTGACCACGCACATCCGCACGCACACGGGAGAGAAACCCTTCTCCTGTGAGTTCTGTGGACGCAAGTTTGCCAGAAGTGACGAGCGTAAGAGACACGCTAAGGTTCACCTGAAACAGAAGGACAAGAAGCCAGCTGACAAAAGCGCTGGGGCAGCTGGGAGCCACAGCTCGCCACCCAGCTCCTGTGGGGGGCCAACAGTGGGAACATCATGA